TCACCTTGCGCGACAGTCGCGTGACCGGCGGTCGCGTCACGCGCATCCGCATCTCGCCGGGCGGCCTGACCGGAGGTACCGGTTTGCTCGCCTCCTCTGCTCCGGTGCTCCCGCTCACGACCGGCGCGCTCCATCGGTACGGACGATGCGCACTACCTGCTGGTGCTTCGCCCCAAGCCGCAATTCGGCTGCCGCGAACAGGCGATCGACGATCATCCGGTTGCCGCGCACCCGGTAATTCACCAACTGGCCGTCCCCTTGCGGGCCGATGACCCACAGCGGCGGCATCTCGCCCTGGGCGATGCCGGTCGGAAACTCGATGAACACCTGCCGCCCGTCATCGAAGGCCCGCAACGGCCGCCACGGCGCCTCGTCGCCCTCGATCCGATAGCGGAAATTCAGCGCATCGAGATCGACGCCCGTCGCGACCGGAGTGCCAAGATCAGAATCCCGATCCTGCCCGCGCAGGGCGACGATCTGGTCCTGCGGATAGTCCCATGAGACCGAAGCCATATAGGTCCGCTCGTCGGAGCGCAGTTCCAGATGATAGGTCCGCCGGTCGGTATTGATGACTAGGTTGGTGGTCAGGTCCGGCCGCGTCGGTTTGAGCAGGATATGAATCCGTTTCGACGCCCCTGCCCCGCTCTCTGTATCACCGATGAT
This is a stretch of genomic DNA from Komagataeibacter xylinus. It encodes these proteins:
- the trbG gene encoding P-type conjugative transfer protein TrbG — encoded protein: MRTLNTVAPLMILLAPLAACSSWKPPAIRYDDTPRQAVLTPELPKPVQVVALPEPLPLPGQLKPIPYRRTTPEAADPHQRVEHANSAARVQPTRAGYLNAIQVYPFSEGALYQLYAAPGEITDIALQPGEKLVGSGPVAAGDTVRWIIGDTESGAGASKRIHILLKPTRPDLTTNLVINTDRRTYHLELRSDERTYMASVSWDYPQDQIVALRGQDRDSDLGTPVATGVDLDALNFRYRIEGDEAPWRPLRAFDDGRQVFIEFPTGIAQGEMPPLWVIGPQGDGQLVNYRVRGNRMIVDRLFAAAELRLGAKHQQVVRIVRTDGARRS